In Dromiciops gliroides isolate mDroGli1 chromosome 4, mDroGli1.pri, whole genome shotgun sequence, one DNA window encodes the following:
- the DUSP3 gene encoding dual specificity protein phosphatase 3 — protein sequence MAGPYGLSVRDLNELLSEGGCYSLPSESCNEVIPRIYVGNATVAQDISKLQQLGITHVLNAAEGKSFMHVNTTAQFYEGTNITYLGIKANDTEEFNLSVFFEKAAEFIDKALAHKDGKVLVHCREGYSRSPTLVIAYLMLRQNMDVRSALSIVRQNREIGPNDGFLSQLCQLNERLIKEGKL from the exons ATGGCGGGGCCCTACGGGCTGTCCGTGCGGGATCTGAACGAGCTGCTGTCGGAGGGCGGCTGCTACAGCCTTCCGAGCGAGTCCTGCAACGAGGTGATCCCCAGGATCTACGTGGGCAACGC GACTGTGGCACAGGACATCTCCAAGTTGCAGCAGCTGGGTATCACGCACGTGCTGAATGCTGCTGAGGGGAAGTCTTTCATGCATGTGAACACCACTGCCCAGTTCTACGAAGGTACCAACATCACCTACCTTGGCATCAAAGCCAATGACACGGAAGAATTCAACCTCAGTGTTTTCTTTGAGAAGGCTGCAGAGTTCATCGACAAAGCCCTGGCCCATAAGGATG GCAAGGTGCTTGTCCATTGCAGAGAAGGTTATAGCCGCTCTCCCACTCTGGTCATCGCATACCTCATGCTTCGCCAAAATATGGACGTCCGATCCGCACTGAGCATCGTGAGGCAGAACCGGGAGATTGGCCCCAATGATGGCTTCCTGAGCCAGCTCTGCCAGCTGAATGAGAGACTAATTAAGGAAGGAAAATTGTAA